The Rhopalosiphum maidis isolate BTI-1 chromosome 1, ASM367621v3, whole genome shotgun sequence genome has a segment encoding these proteins:
- the LOC113560984 gene encoding TNF receptor-associated factor 6-like, protein MLSLIDPRFECSICLNCLKDPMLTRCGHRFCSECISTWLKRKSQICPIDLLPLTIEGLFPDNYTKREIDEQKVACLNTGCDVTIPLLEADQHYASCGFSKNQINGVADNLCPFNLIGCKDTIKDKNELSNHLVMSMHRHVTLLTKSHIDFMNKFQIRDGARSKVLEATQLWDANKDPNSEKALLCNLYERIVVLEQSNIEKDKDIEHLNQKNAIKDKDIERLSQMVNNLIVEFTQSQNAISLRTCNGVYIWRFENFMESLKSMREKPLHKQYYTPGFYTSSTGYKVCGRINMSSDNRNLSLFIHMMRGDYDDTLIWPFSGHITLSLIHPTDPVQTICLPMQSSAESEAFRRCSFGNSGNEVSSLNPRAFGYNQFVAIDEVLQNGFIKNDTIVIKIIVECI, encoded by the exons atgctgtCATTAATAGATCCTCGCTTTGAATGTTCTATTTGTCTTAATTGTCTAAAGGACCCAATGCTGACAAGATGTGGACATCGATTTTGTTCTGAATGTATAAGTACATGGCTTAA acgTAAAAGTCAAATTTGCCCAATTGATTTATTACCCCTAACTATAGAAGGTTTGTTTCCCGATAACTACACTAAACGAGAAATAGATGAACAAAAAGTTGCTTGTTTAAATACTGGTTGTGATGTAACAATACCATTATTAGAAGCTGATCAACATTATGCCTCGTGTGGATTTAGTAAAAACCAA ATAAATGGAGTTGCTGATAATCTCTGcccgtttaatttaattggatgtaaagatacaataaaagataaaaatgaattatcaaACCATCTCGTTATGAGTATGCATCGACATGTTACT cTACTTACAAAATCTCATATTGATTTCatgaataaatttcaaatcagAGATGGTGCACGTTCTAAAGTTTTAGAAGCTACACAACTGTGGGATGCAAACAAAGATCCTAATTCTGAAAAGGCTTTACTTTG taatttatatgaaagAATAGTGGTATTGGAACAAAGCAATATTGAGAAAGACAAAGATATAGAACATCTGAATCAAAAAAATGCAATCAAGGATAAAGATATTGAACGACTCAGTCAaatggttaataatttaatcgtaGAGTTTACACAATCTCAAAATGCAATATCGTTAAGAACATGCAATGGCGTGTATATATggagatttgaaaattttatggaGTCTTTAAAATCAATGAGAGAAAAGCCATTACATAAACAATACTACACTCCTGGATTCTATACATCTTCTACTGGATACAA agtaTGTGGTCGAATAAATATGTCATCGGATAATCGTAatctttctttatttattcacaTGATGCGTGGTGATTATGATGATACTTTAATTTGGCCATTTTCTGGTCATATTACTTTATCTTTAATCCATCCAACAGATCCAGTACAAACTATTTGTTTGCCAATGCAATCATCAGCTGAATCTGAAGCATTTAGAAGGTGTTCTTTCGGAAATAGTGGTAATGAAGTTTCTTCTTTAAATCCAAGAGCTTTTGGCTATAATCAATTTGTTGCCATTGACGAAGTTCTTCAAAatggatttattaaaaatgacacaattgtgattaaaataattgttgaatgtatttaa
- the LOC113560983 gene encoding phosphatidylinositol N-acetylglucosaminyltransferase subunit A: protein MCVNFKMKHKICMASDFFYPNMGGVEEHIFNLSQCLLIKGYKVIVLTHSYQDRVGVRYMTNGLKVYYLPIKPFYNQCVLPSMVSSLPLIRYVLVREQITIIHGHSAFSTLAHETMMIGRLLGIQTVFTDHSLFGFADTSAIITNKFLEMSLADCNHCICVSHIGKENTVLRARVNHHRVSVIPNAVDTTAFVPKLELRTQNKITIVVVSRLVYRKGVDLLAQIIADVCLKNQKVQFIIGGDGPKRELLEDIRNNLNIGEQVTLLGSLEHSQVCNVLNRGHIFLNTSLTEAYCMAIVEAASCGLKIVSTRVGGIPEVLPPELIILTEPNVPSILQGLYKAINQVNSELGVPPIECHQKVQSLYNWMNIAKRTEIVYNMVSLESPKSLGKQLRSYIPTGVYPFLLVVSFMHIFLRLLDWWIPRSDIDLAKDYKIKDSRVTLNLPVIENR, encoded by the exons ATGTgtgtaaatttcaaaatgaaaCACAAAATTTG tatggcATCAGATTTCTTCTACCCAAATATGGGTGGAGTGGAAGAACACATATTCAATTTGTCGCAATGTCTTTTAATAAAAGGATATaaagttattgttttaactCATTCATACCAAGATAGAGTTGGAGTACGCTACATGACAAATGGAttgaaa GTGTATTATTTGCCAATTAAACCATTCTATAACCAATGTGTTTTACCATCAATGGTTTCTTCTTTACCATTGATTAGATATGTTTTAGTTCGAgaacaaataactattatacatggGCATTCAGCATTTTCAACTTTAGCTCACGAAACAATGATGATTGGTCGTTTACTTGGCAtccaa aCAGTATTCACAGATCATTCACTATTTGGATTTGCTGACACTTCAGCtattataacaaacaaatttttagaaatgtcaTTAGCTGATTGTAACCATTGCATTTGTGTATCACATATCGG taaagAAAATACAGTATTACGAGCTCGCGTTAATCATCATAGAGTTTCAGTCATACCAAATGCTGTTGATACAACAGCATTTGTTCCAAAGTTGGAATTaagaacacaaaataaaa TTACAATTGTTGTAGTTAGTCGTTTGGTTTATAGAAAAGGTGTTGATTTGTTAGCTCAAATTATTGCTGATGTTtgcttaaaaaatcaaaag gttcaatttattattggagGTGATGGTCCTAAACGTGAACTTCTTGAAGACATtcgtaataatttgaatattggcGAACAAGTGACATTACTAGGTAGTTTGGAGCATTCACAAGTATGCAATGTTCTTAATCGtggacatatatttttaaatacatcttTAACAGAAGCATATTGTATGGCTATTGTTGAAGCTGCTTCTTGTGG ATTAAAGATTGTTAGTACAAGAGTAGGTGGTATACCAGAAGTATTACCTCcagaacttataattttaactgaacCTAATGTTCCAT ctATACTCCAAGGATTATACAAAGCTATAAACCAAGTAAATAGTGAACTCGGAGTACCACCAATTGAATGTCATCAAAAAGTGCAATCACTATATAACTGGATGAATATTGCCAAAAGAAcagaaatagtatataatatggtatcaTTAGAATCACCAAAAAGTTTAGGGAAACAATTGCGCAG cTACATACCAACTGGAGTATATCCATTTTTACTGGTAGTATCATTTAtgcacatatttttaagacttCTGGATTGGTGGATTCCACGTTCA gataTAGACCTAGCTAAGGATTATAAAATCAAGGATAGTCGAGTAACTCTTAATTTGCCAGTTATTGAAAATcgataa
- the LOC113553605 gene encoding RNA-binding protein cabeza isoform X2: MVDIQHMEFLPLAPQVINSLVHLRHKLNSHKVDIQVAVDGTNLHHHQQQQVKEEDTLLMNNLRQVLDSKEVNKDHLMDQAVEMVMVVHHQVVGMADLAVLEVVDKNVIAVVDMSSGGPPNDRSGDFIVQEDTIFVSGMSTNTSEADIEQHFGSIGIIKTDKKTGKPKIWMYNDKSTGRPKGEATVTYDDAHSANSAISWFNGKSFNGSTINVQLATKRDNWQGGRGGGTTGGSRGGTGRGGRGGYGGGGYQMDDPVSDDPSEGGGGFYGGPRGGRGGGRGRGGGRDDRGPPPDRRRDDRMSSGGGRGGGRGGGGNDSGGRDGDWKCSNPTCANTNFSWRLNCNRCNDPRPEGFGDSGGRRGGGMGGGRGGPPMRGRGGGMGGGRGGPGMGGSRGGLGGGGGRGFGGGRGGPGGRGGGGRGGGPMRDDRRGDRNRPY, encoded by the exons ATGGTGGATATCCAGCATATGGAGTTCCTCCCCCTGGCCCCCCAGGTTATCAACAGCCTGGTGCACCTCAGACACAAACTCAACAGCCACAAAGTGGATATCCAGGTAGCGGTGGATGGAACCAACCTCCACCACCACCAACAGCAGCAAGTCAAG GAGGAGGATACCCTGCTTATGAACAACCTCCGCCAAGTTTTAGACAGCAAGGAAGTCAACAAGGATCATTTAATGGATCAAGCAGTGGAAATGGTTATGGTGGTCCACCATCAAGTGGTGGGTATGGCGGACCTAGCAGTTTTGGAG gtgGTAGACAAGAACGTAATAGCGGTGGTGGATATGA GTAGTGGAGGACCTCCTAATGATCGCAGTGGAGATTTCATCGTCCAAGAggatacaatatttgtttctgGCATGTCAACAAACACTTCTGAAGCTGATATTGAACAACACTTTGGTTCAATTGGCATTATCAAG actGATAAAAAAACTGGAAAGCCCAAAATTTGGATgtacaatgataaatcaaCTGGAAGACCTAAAGGTGAAGCAACTGTTACATATGATGATGCTCATTCTGCTAACAGTGCTATATCCTGGTTTAATG gtaaatcATTCAATGGATCTACAATTAATGTCCAATTAGCAACAAAGAGAGATAATTGGCAAGGTGGACGTGGCGGTGGTACAACTGGTGGTAGTCGTGGTGGTACTGGTAGAGGTGGACGTGGGGGATATGGCGGTGGTGGTTATCAAATGGATGATCCCGTATCAGACGATCCATCAGAAGGAGGTGGAGGATTCTATGGTGGCCCTAgag GTGGAAGAGGTGGTGGCAGAGGTCGTGGTGGCGGTAGAGATGATCGTGGGCCACCCCCCGACCGTAGAAGAGATGACCGTATGAGCAGTGGAGGTGGAAGAGGTGGTGGCCGTGGCGGTGGTGGAAATGATTCAGGTGGCCGTGACGGAGACTGGAAATGTTCAAATCCAACTTGTGCCAACACAAACTTCTCTTGGCGTCTAAACTGCAACAGATGTAATGATCCAAGACCTGAAGGATTTGGTGATAGTGGTGGCAGACGAGGAGGTGGTATGGGTGGTGGGCGTGGTGGGCCACCCATGCGCGGACGTGGAGGTGGTATGGGAGGTGGCCGTGGCGGTCCTGGTATGGGTGGTAGTCGTGGTGGGCTTGGCGGTGGTGGAGGAAGAGGTTTTGGAGGTGGTAGAGGAGGACCTGGTGGACGTGGTGGTGGAGGACGAGGTGGTGGACCGATGCGAga tgatAGAAGAGGAGACAGAAACCGtccatactaa
- the LOC113553605 gene encoding RNA-binding protein cabeza isoform X1 has protein sequence MANPQYSTGQYGGGGGGGGVAGGYGGYPAYGVPPPGPPGYQQPGAPQTQTQQPQSGYPGSGGWNQPPPPPTAASQGGGYPAYEQPPPSFRQQGSQQGSFNGSSSGNGYGGPPSSGGYGGPSSFGGGRQERNSGGGYDSGGRGGFNKGSGGPPNDRSGDFIVQEDTIFVSGMSTNTSEADIEQHFGSIGIIKTDKKTGKPKIWMYNDKSTGRPKGEATVTYDDAHSANSAISWFNGKSFNGSTINVQLATKRDNWQGGRGGGTTGGSRGGTGRGGRGGYGGGGYQMDDPVSDDPSEGGGGFYGGPRGGRGGGRGRGGGRDDRGPPPDRRRDDRMSSGGGRGGGRGGGGNDSGGRDGDWKCSNPTCANTNFSWRLNCNRCNDPRPEGFGDSGGRRGGGMGGGRGGPPMRGRGGGMGGGRGGPGMGGSRGGLGGGGGRGFGGGRGGPGGRGGGGRGGGPMRDDRRGDRNRPY, from the exons ATGGCTAACCCAC aatactcAACTGGTCAATATGGTGGAGGGGGAGGGGGTGGTGGTGTAGCTGGTGGATATGGTGGATATCCAGCATATGGAGTTCCTCCCCCTGGCCCCCCAGGTTATCAACAGCCTGGTGCACCTCAGACACAAACTCAACAGCCACAAAGTGGATATCCAGGTAGCGGTGGATGGAACCAACCTCCACCACCACCAACAGCAGCAAGTCAAG GAGGAGGATACCCTGCTTATGAACAACCTCCGCCAAGTTTTAGACAGCAAGGAAGTCAACAAGGATCATTTAATGGATCAAGCAGTGGAAATGGTTATGGTGGTCCACCATCAAGTGGTGGGTATGGCGGACCTAGCAGTTTTGGAG gtgGTAGACAAGAACGTAATAGCGGTGGTGGATATGA TTCCGGCGGCAGGGGTGGTTTTAACAAAG GTAGTGGAGGACCTCCTAATGATCGCAGTGGAGATTTCATCGTCCAAGAggatacaatatttgtttctgGCATGTCAACAAACACTTCTGAAGCTGATATTGAACAACACTTTGGTTCAATTGGCATTATCAAG actGATAAAAAAACTGGAAAGCCCAAAATTTGGATgtacaatgataaatcaaCTGGAAGACCTAAAGGTGAAGCAACTGTTACATATGATGATGCTCATTCTGCTAACAGTGCTATATCCTGGTTTAATG gtaaatcATTCAATGGATCTACAATTAATGTCCAATTAGCAACAAAGAGAGATAATTGGCAAGGTGGACGTGGCGGTGGTACAACTGGTGGTAGTCGTGGTGGTACTGGTAGAGGTGGACGTGGGGGATATGGCGGTGGTGGTTATCAAATGGATGATCCCGTATCAGACGATCCATCAGAAGGAGGTGGAGGATTCTATGGTGGCCCTAgag GTGGAAGAGGTGGTGGCAGAGGTCGTGGTGGCGGTAGAGATGATCGTGGGCCACCCCCCGACCGTAGAAGAGATGACCGTATGAGCAGTGGAGGTGGAAGAGGTGGTGGCCGTGGCGGTGGTGGAAATGATTCAGGTGGCCGTGACGGAGACTGGAAATGTTCAAATCCAACTTGTGCCAACACAAACTTCTCTTGGCGTCTAAACTGCAACAGATGTAATGATCCAAGACCTGAAGGATTTGGTGATAGTGGTGGCAGACGAGGAGGTGGTATGGGTGGTGGGCGTGGTGGGCCACCCATGCGCGGACGTGGAGGTGGTATGGGAGGTGGCCGTGGCGGTCCTGGTATGGGTGGTAGTCGTGGTGGGCTTGGCGGTGGTGGAGGAAGAGGTTTTGGAGGTGGTAGAGGAGGACCTGGTGGACGTGGTGGTGGAGGACGAGGTGGTGGACCGATGCGAga tgatAGAAGAGGAGACAGAAACCGtccatactaa